The window TTCCTACGCGACTTCGACGTCATCCCCAACGGCGTGGACGTGGAGTGGTGGACGAAGGGCAGACCGATGGAGAAGTTCTCGGACGGCAAATTCAACATCCTCTTCATGGGCAGGCCCGACACGAGAAACGGGCTCGACGTGCTCATCAGGGCGTTCGCGCGCGTTCACAGGCGCAACAAAGAAACGAGGCTCATCGTGGTCGGCGACGGGCCGCTGGCCTTCTACTTCCACAGCATCGTGCCGCACGACGTGCGCGAGGCGATCGTGTTCGAAGGTGCGGCGCACGACAAGAGGCCCGACTACCTGGCCAGCGCGCATGCGTTCTGTTTCACCCCCTCCATCGCCTCGTTCGGGATCACGATCCTGGAGGGGATGAGCGCCGGCCGCGCCATGATCGCCTCGGACATCGAGGCCTTCAGGGCGCTGGTCACGCACAACGAGAGCGCCCTGCTCGTCCCGCCCGGCGACGACTCGGCGCTCGAGGGGGCCCTGGAGAGGCTCATAGGGGACGAGGAGCTCCGGGAGAACCTCGGGGTCACGGCTGCGCTCCGAGTCGACCGCTTCGACTGGAAGCGGGTTGCGGAGATACAATTGGAGTATTATAAAAAGATACTGGGATGAAAAAAACCGCGATCACAATAACGGGCTGGATCATAACAGCGGCGCTGATCTGGGTGATGCTGGCCAAGATCGATCTGCGCGCGCTGTGGGACGAGATCACGCGCGCTAACTGGTGGTATCTTGCCGCGGCCGCGGCGGTCAACATCACGGTCATCCTGCTCAAGGCCCTACGATGGCAGTGGCTGATGAGCCCCAGCCACCGCGCCCGCTACGGCAACATCTTCAACGCCTCGATGATAGGCTTCGCCGCAAACAACGTGCTGCCAGTGCGCGGCGGCGACTGGCTCAAGATCTACCTGCTCGGAAAGTGGGAGCGCGCGAGCCGCGCGATGCTCGCTTCCGTCACGGGGCTCGACAAACTCTTCGAGGCGATCTCCATCCTTCTCCTCTTCAGCGTGCTTTCGCTGCACTCCACCTTTCCCGATTGGGTCGTCAAGGGCACGATGATAGTCTCCATAGTAGCGGCGATATCGCTGCTCATCTGCATACTGCTCATGTTCCACCACAGGCGCGCCAGCAGGGACGATACCGGGACTGCGGGCA is drawn from bacterium and contains these coding sequences:
- a CDS encoding glycosyltransferase family 4 protein; translated protein: MKIGIVTEYFYPTLGGITENVYHFSKELLRLGHDFKIITGRSSEKPKIEQAILDRMICVGRSTPVFFNSSCGRVTFGAGLKRKMNEVLEEERFDIMHLHSPLFPTLPMIANTRSRAPMVGTFHTVLGGTDDIYYKLYKKRCLALLDRIDGRVAVSECCAAELTRYFLRDFDVIPNGVDVEWWTKGRPMEKFSDGKFNILFMGRPDTRNGLDVLIRAFARVHRRNKETRLIVVGDGPLAFYFHSIVPHDVREAIVFEGAAHDKRPDYLASAHAFCFTPSIASFGITILEGMSAGRAMIASDIEAFRALVTHNESALLVPPGDDSALEGALERLIGDEELRENLGVTAALRVDRFDWKRVAEIQLEYYKKILG
- a CDS encoding lysylphosphatidylglycerol synthase transmembrane domain-containing protein, with amino-acid sequence MKKTAITITGWIITAALIWVMLAKIDLRALWDEITRANWWYLAAAAAVNITVILLKALRWQWLMSPSHRARYGNIFNASMIGFAANNVLPVRGGDWLKIYLLGKWERASRAMLASVTGLDKLFEAISILLLFSVLSLHSTFPDWVVKGTMIVSIVAAISLLICILLMFHHRRASRDDTGTAGRVSKLAAQLGSGMLVLASSRLIFATLALSIVICLLQIGTIWLCQLAFGLHLALWVPALVFVAINLAIIVPSAPSGLGPFEAAAVLAYSWFGVNAALGLGIALCYHAVQFIPVTITGAILYMIEIKPGTRKELKMNSTEVL